In the Corynebacterium kroppenstedtii genome, one interval contains:
- the ruvX gene encoding Holliday junction resolvase RuvX, which yields MTLRSGDNLLVKNIVPDRPGEDDPGPGRRLGLDVGTVRIGVAVSDPDGILATPVATIARTTKRRGPDGEDIDSIVQLARDYSVVEVIVGLPRMLDGSAGSSVKHAQDVGFRVRRRLERDGADVPIRYVDERMTTVMAQSNLHDAGISVREGRSVIDQAAAVEILQTWLDQRARH from the coding sequence ATGACCTTAAGAAGCGGGGATAATTTATTGGTGAAAAACATTGTCCCTGACCGTCCAGGAGAGGATGATCCTGGACCTGGTCGTCGCTTAGGATTGGACGTCGGCACGGTCCGTATTGGTGTCGCAGTCAGTGACCCTGATGGCATTCTTGCTACGCCAGTCGCCACTATTGCGCGGACTACGAAGAGACGTGGGCCCGATGGCGAAGACATCGACTCCATTGTTCAGCTCGCGCGCGACTACTCGGTGGTTGAAGTCATTGTGGGGTTGCCGAGGATGTTGGACGGATCTGCCGGTTCATCGGTCAAACATGCTCAGGATGTGGGTTTCCGCGTTCGTCGGCGACTGGAACGTGACGGAGCTGATGTCCCCATTCGATATGTCGACGAACGCATGACTACCGTGATGGCCCAATCCAACCTCCACGACGCTGGTATCAGTGTTAGAGAGGGTCGATCAGTTATTGATCAGGCTGCGGCGGTCGAGATCCTTCAGACCTGGTTAGATCAGCGTGCGAGACATTAG
- the mltG gene encoding endolytic transglycosylase MltG, producing MPSSRTRRRRHLAGHKQNAIAVTVALAVLLAGVITYVVYHNVAGDKDDFSGNGNSTSALVRVDEGDTISSLSSTLVDKKIVSSRRSLMNAAKSKGNAVNLQQGYYVLHQKMSSQAAIDALMSDEARRGVVDIPTGATLHDVHVVGGQTRAGIFSLVAKQACISEDSDCVSAGDLEKAAAKSSLEELGVPSWASKAVSARGNDSKRLEGLINPGVHIFDPTASPTDILKTLVTEGAKAYEGTGLSSAAQTVGLSEYQLLTAASLVEREAPQQDFAKVARVIKNRLDKPMKLEFDSTVNYGLDEQEVATTNEDREKKNPWNTYAMEGLPATPIASPSLSAVHAMEKPADGDWLYFVTIDKNGTTVFSHDFSDHEAAIKKAQESGVLDSAR from the coding sequence GTGCCATCGAGCCGAACACGTCGTCGCCGTCATCTTGCTGGGCATAAACAAAACGCCATAGCCGTGACGGTGGCATTGGCTGTGTTGTTGGCCGGCGTGATTACTTACGTCGTGTACCACAACGTAGCGGGTGACAAGGACGATTTTTCGGGGAACGGAAACTCAACGTCGGCGCTGGTCAGAGTTGATGAAGGGGATACGATTTCCTCACTGTCCTCGACGTTGGTGGACAAGAAGATCGTGTCGTCGCGTCGTTCGTTGATGAATGCGGCGAAGAGCAAGGGCAATGCTGTTAACTTGCAGCAAGGTTATTATGTCCTGCATCAAAAAATGTCCTCTCAAGCTGCTATCGACGCGCTGATGTCGGACGAGGCTCGACGAGGGGTCGTCGACATTCCGACCGGGGCTACTTTGCATGATGTTCATGTTGTAGGTGGACAGACACGGGCAGGTATTTTTTCCCTAGTAGCTAAACAAGCGTGCATTTCTGAAGATAGTGACTGTGTTTCTGCCGGTGATCTTGAAAAAGCCGCGGCAAAGAGCAGTTTAGAGGAATTAGGCGTTCCATCATGGGCGTCCAAAGCGGTGTCGGCTCGTGGAAACGATTCCAAACGGTTGGAGGGGCTTATCAACCCCGGCGTCCACATCTTTGACCCCACAGCATCGCCCACAGATATTCTCAAAACACTGGTCACCGAAGGAGCCAAGGCATACGAAGGCACGGGATTATCGTCAGCAGCACAAACCGTGGGGCTATCGGAATACCAACTACTGACGGCTGCGTCACTCGTCGAGCGTGAAGCGCCTCAGCAGGATTTTGCGAAGGTTGCGCGAGTTATTAAGAATCGCCTCGATAAGCCGATGAAACTCGAGTTCGATTCGACAGTTAACTACGGGTTGGATGAGCAAGAGGTCGCGACGACTAACGAGGATCGTGAGAAAAAGAATCCGTGGAACACGTACGCAATGGAAGGATTGCCTGCGACCCCCATCGCATCACCCTCGCTATCTGCTGTGCACGCGATGGAAAAGCCCGCTGACGGCGACTGGCTGTACTTCGTGACGATCGACAAGAACGGGACGACTGTGTTTAG